DNA from Gavia stellata isolate bGavSte3 chromosome 16, bGavSte3.hap2, whole genome shotgun sequence:
tctctgggcaacctgttccagtgtttcaccaccctcattgtaaaaatcTTCTTCCTTATACCTAGGCTGAATCAAACCTCTATCACTTTAAAatcattaccccttgtcctatcagtACAGATgctattaaaaagtctgttcccatctttcttgtaagcaCCCTTAAAGTATTGCAaagctgcaataaggtctccccagagccttctcttctccaggctgaacaaacccaactCTAGCAgcttttcctcacaggagatgtgttccatccctctgatcatttttgtggccctcctctggacccgctccaacaggtccatgtctttcctctACTGAGGAAGCCAGAGCTGgagcagtactgcaggtggggtctcaccagagcagagtagaggggcaggatcacctccctcgacctgctggctaCGCTGCTGGTGATGCATCCCGCAAAACCGTTGGCTTCCTGGGTTCCAAGTGCAcgctgccagctcatgtccatTTTCTCATCTACCAggacccccaagtccttcttggcagggctgctctcaacccTTCTTCCGTCAGCCTATATTGATACTAGGAATTGCCTggacccaggtgcaggaccttgcacttggccttgttgaaccttgtgaggttcacatgggcccacttctcaagcttgtccaggtccctctgaatggcatcccatccctcagctGTGTCAACtacaccactcagcttggtgtcatctgcaaatgtgctgagggtgcactcgattcAACTACCTATGTCTTTGATGACGATATTGAACTGCACTGGTCCCCATATGGACCCCTGAGGAACACTACTCATGACTGACCTCCATCTGGATGTTGAGCTGTTGACCTCTCCCCTATTGCATGTGatcatccagccaattccttagCCAACAAAGagtccatccatcaaacccAACtgtctccaatttagagagaaggatgttgtgggggactgtgtcaaaggccttccagaagtccagatagatgacatccgTAGCTCTTCCCctgtccactgatgtagtcactctGTCATAAAAGGCCACTAGGTCGatcaggcaagacttgccctgGGTGAAGCCACGCTGGCTGTCttgaatcacctccctgtcctccatgtgccttcgcatagcttctaggaggatctgttccatgatcttcccaggcaaaGAGCCGAGGCCGACAGGTCCGttgttcccagggtcctcctttctacccttttgAGAAATGGGTGCAATGGTTCCCATTTTTCCAGTgaccagggacttcacctgactgccatgagTTTTCCAAaatcatggagagtggcttggcaacaacatcagccaattccctcaggactctgaAGTGCATCTCGTCttgtcccatagacttatgCATGTTTCAGGTTCCTCAGGAGGTCTCGAACCTGATATTTGCTTCCtgtgggagggactttgctcccccagtccctgccttgaggTCCATCCACTCAAGAGGTGTGGGGAGAgattgccagtgaagactgaggcaaaaaagttgttgagtacctcatGCTTCTCCTCATCTCTTGTGGCCTGTTTGCCAGTGGTGTTCGTCAGAGAGGGTACACTTTCTCTGACCTTCCTTTCCTGGCTGACGTACCTgcagaagcccttcttattattctttgtatcccttgccaagttcagctccagctgtgccttggctTTCCTGATCCCATCCCTACACAACTGGGCAGTATCTCTGGACTGTTCCCAGGacacctgtccttgcttccactgcctgtgcagtTACTACTTGACCTTCTGTTTGACCAGCAAGTGTATACACGGTCATGCCGGTCgcttgccttcctttcctgatttcttacacaTGGGGATGGAGAGCTCTTGCGTGTGCCCTGTGGAAAGGgtccttaaagatctgccagctctgttctgctgccCTGTCCCTGAGGGCAGCTTCCCAGGGGGTCCCAATTAGTTATGGACTTCATCAGACAACCAGTCACTCAAGCTGGAATGACCCCAGAAGCTGCTGTTTTACACCAGGAGGTGCTGGGTCCTTGCCATCTCAGTAATAGAGACACGCCGACTCTCGAAGATGTCATTCACTACTCTGTTCATTATAGGTCACACTACTGGAAGAGATGAGCATAGATAATCCTACATCCCTTTTGATGCAGAGAAAtctgagcagagcagcttcACACAGGGCTCCAGCCACCCACAGCGTGCCATGCAGACCCCGGTCACGGAAAAGAAAGACTGCCCCCATTTCAGTCATTCAAGCCATTTTAGGACTGCCCTGCAAGACAGCAATTCTATTCATCGTTTCTAGTGTCACAGTAAAGGAAGCTCCCATGCAGACTTGTTGCTCCCAGGTGGCATTCTCACCAGTGCAAttgggagctgcctgcaggctcctTGCTTAACAATGAGCTGCCCGAGTTTATCCTGCTCACCAGGGATTtatgcagcacagcacaagccTGTGCCTTTCCCCAGTTAACTGGATTGTGGGTCAGTCAGTCCTTGGTGTACGATGGTCTTCTGGTCAGCATCGCTACACCAGCCTGTCCTCAGGACCTAACTTTTTATCAGGGCCTTGCAGAAGGGACGGCTGCAGTCCTCTGCGTTTCCAAAGAGTAAATGCTCTCCCTGGTAGCAGCTTTCACCCACCAACTCCCCACCTCCTGGCGCTACCCCAACTGCTTCCCCAAGGAAACATGTTTGCTGACTTTGTGCCATCCATCCCCCCAAAAACTTCAGAATCAAAGCACTTTGTGCTCAAACACCTCACAGTTGTCATCCGCAGCTGGAGCTGTCAGGAGAGTTGGAAAGGTCACTCCCCCCACCTCGCTGCTTTGCAGAGGCCTTTACACACCCAGGGCCCCTGTTAGGGTAGGGGGACAGTTTCCCCATACCTGGATCGAACTGGGCCCTGTCGCAGCCAGAAGCTCAGTGCTCAGAAGACCCGCAGAGGCCTGCCAGCAGATCCCTGCTCCCCACAATTTTCCTCAGTGCTCCTTTGGCTGATTCTCCAAACTGAAGAAATGTACCCGCTCAACTTTACCTCAGCCAACAGatggaataagaaaaaaactccCGGCCTTTGGAAAACTTTGACAGAGCTTTCCCAGAAAGAACATCTCTACAAAGACTGTCTCCACACAAGACATTCAGGCGTTctctttatttcacttttacACACAAGGATATCCCGGTCCAAAACAGTACAGTTTATACCTGCAGCACAACACAGTGTGAGGGTTTCCAAATATTCCCTGCCACACTGCCTTCATTCAAACAATCCGTTATTATACATAGGGTCACAGTTCTTCTTAAGAGGAATAGCTAAGACAATGCTCAAACACAGTTCAcagagcagaaggagaaaggTCAAAAAGGAGAATGCAAATGCTCTTAACACAAACCCAGAAAATCATATCGGCACAGCTTTCCACTCCCATCAAAAAATCTCTGTACAGTTACAGTCTATGCTAACACTGCTTGTGCTGCTGTATTTCCAATagcccacccacccccacccccctcaCACACCAAAGGAAAATCTCATTGTGCATTTTGCTGTTCTCCCTTAGAGAAGATGAGACTTCTGTACTCAAAGGGTCAAAATACCTTTCCTGCCTGATGACCTGGAATTGCATGTATTGCAATGGCTGGATGCGAGCAACTCCCTGTCTTACCGGGCAGCTTTTGTGCAGCATATGCAGACACACAACGGCTGTACGGACAGACATGGTGACCAGAAGGCAAACACACAGAGCCCACACATCTCACACAGAGACATCCAGaacccagagaagaaagagccCCGTGCTTGCCCCACCTTGTAACACAGTACTCACAAATTCCTTGCTTTCCTGACCCTGGGCGAGGGCTTCGTGCATTTCAGCGAGCATGTGGTTTGTCTACCCGACCATGCCATGGCGTTACAGCACAGAATCAGAAGTCGACAGTCTTGCCTGACAGCAAGTGAGACAAGAACTTAGGTGGGGCCCCTCGACCTAAACCCACTCTggaagcatttcagaaacaacCATAAGACAGCCGAAATATATTATTACCTGACTGAGGGAGCCTTACTTTCTATTGTTTGTATGTGTTTTGGAGGGTGAGACAACATTTCTTCTGACTCCAGAATTTGAGGGAAATTGGTGATGCCAATTGCAAATACAGATTTACTCTGGACGAACCATTGCCATATGTTGTAGCCCGGAACCCTTCCCATCGCGAGGCATGAAGCCTCTGGCTGTGCTGACTCCGTGCTAGTTAAAGGAAAGACTATTGAACTGTTCTGCAGAGAGCATCCCGGGGTGTTCTGCTGCCACGTCCTCCATGGTAAGGGGGCCATGAGGGAAATCTTGTTCCTCATCGGTGCCCCCACCTGTGGCACACTGCTGTGGTGGCAGGCTGGGGAGGATGGGCTTCAGGAACTTGAACTCACTGTTGCCCGAGCCCGTTGTGAGGCTGATCTCATAGCAATAGGCGTGGGGCAGggtccctgcagcagccacatCGGCCAGGCTGCTCTGCAAGTTGCCAGGGCCGTAAAGCACATGCCCACCCTTCAGGTCCTTTCTCTTGCACACCTTGAGAGTGATGAAGGCTGCCATGGATGCGAGGAAGAGCACTGAGACAAAGACCAATGAAATGATTAAATAGGTTGTCAGGGAGTCGCCTTCATCCTCCGTGGCCAGGCTGCTATGCGATAGGCGCGCGTCTGAGAAGTCATTGAGCAGGAGTGCGCTCAGTGCAGCAGTGGCCGAGAGTGGTGGCCGCCCGTTGTCTCGCACTAGGACAACAAGCTTCTGCTTCACGGCATCTCTCTCTGTCACTGGCCTCCTCAGCCGCACCTCCCCGCTTTGGGCACCCACCGCAAACAGCCCGGGGTCGGTAGCCCGCAGCAGGTGGTACGAGAGCCATGAGTTCTGGCCTGAGTCGGCATCAACAGCCACCACTTTGGTGATGAGGTAGCCCGCCTCAGCCGACATGGGCACCAGCTCGCTCGATGGTGCGCTGCTGTCCTGTGAGGGGTACAGCACCAGCGGTGCATTGTCGTTCTCATCCACCACAACGAGGCGGACAGTGACGTTGGCACTAAGGGGAGGAGACCCTGCATCAGAGGCCCTCACCAAGACCTCGATCTGCCTCACCTGCTCATAGTCCAGAGGCCGCAGCACAAACACGTGCCCGTTCTCAGAGTTCACGGAgatgcaggagcagggaggccGCTCTGCGGGGTGGGCCAGTGCCAGGGAATAGGTCACCTTGGCATTGGGCCCCACGTCGGCATCCACAGCGCTGACGGCTCCAACAAGCACTGTGGGGACATTGTTCTCACGCACGTGCATGGTGTACGATGTCTGGTTGAAGACAGGTGCGTTGTCATTGACATCGGAGATGTCCACTGTGAAGGTCTGGGTGGTTGTCAGAGGAGGTGACCCCGCGTCTGCTGCTGTAACAGTCAGGATGTACTGTGCTGTCTCCTCCCGGTCCAGAGCACTCACGGTCACCAGCTCATAGTAATTCTTATAGGCTGGCCGCAGGGAGAACGACAGCTGGTCTTCAAGGACACAGCTGATCTTCCCGTTGGCACCAGCATCCCGGTCCCTGACAGTAAAGAGGGCGACCACTGTCCCAGGTAATGCGTTCtcggggagggggctgctgaAGGAACTGACCACCAGCTCCGGTGCATTGTCGTTCACATCCACCACCTCCACCAAAACCTTGCAGATTGCCGACAGCCCCCCGCCATCTGTGGCCCGCACGCTGAGCTCGTGATTCTCTGCTGCCTCAAAGTCCAGAGGCTTGGTAAGTCGAATTTCACCACTCTTGGGGTCAAGCGTGAATGCCGAGTGGCTCTGGCCTATGGCTTGGCTGAACTGGTAGGAGATGTCCCCATTAGGTCCCGCATCCAGATCAGTTGCCACCACGCTGAGAACCACAGAGCCCTCTGGTGTGTTTTCCGAAACCTGCCCAACATACAGCTCCTGCGTGAAGATGGGGGTGTTGTCATTTACATCTAGAACAACAATGTGGATTTGGGTGGTCCCACTCCTCGGTGGAGAGCCTCCATCCACAGCGATGAGACTGAAACCATACTCCGCCTGCTCCTCTCTGTCTAGAGGCTTTTCCAACACCAGTTCCACATACTTCTTGCCCTTTATCCGACTCCCAAAGGAGACACTAAAGTACTCGTTCTCGGGAGCGAGGCTGTAAGCCTGGATGCTGTTGCTGCCAATATCCAGGTCCCGAGCCCCCTCCAGCGGGAAACGCGAGCCCGGGTTGCTCGTTTCCAGGATCTTAAGAGTGACATGTTCCTCCGGGAAAACGGGCGAATGGTCATTGATGTCCTCCACGGCCACCTCGACCCGAAAGAACTGCAGGGggtctgccagcagcagctcgaAGGGCAGCGTGCACGGCCCGGACTGGCCGCACAGCTCCTCCCGGTCCAGCCTCTCGGCCACGACGAGGCGGCCGGTGCCGCGGTCTAAGCGAAAGCGCTGCCGGCCGTCCTCCGAGGCCAGGCGCGCGCGGCGAGCCGAGAGCTGCGCCGGGGCCAGCCCCGCGTCCTCCGCCACGTTGGCGACCACGGAGCCGCTCTCCGCCTCCTCGGCCACGGAGTAGCGGATGGGCTCGGAGCGAGCGTGcggcagggagaggaaagcGGAGAGACAAAGCACTTGCCTTGCGATCGCCATGtcggggcggcgggcagcctCCGTCTCGCGGATCGCCGGCGCAGTCCTCTGCGGAAAGCGGCGACCGGCagcagcgcggcggggcggcgggcgggcgcccTCCCTCCCTTCGTCCCTCTCGCCGCGTCCGGCTGGCGGCCCGGAGCGCGGCCGCCGTGGCCCGGCAGCGGATGGCACGGGGCACCGCTCGCCGCCGCTCGccgctcggctcggctcggctcggctcggctcggctcggctgggctgcgctcggctcggctcggtcggctgggctgggctgggctgggctgggcagggccggcTGGGCtcggccgcctccccgcccgcaGCCGCTCGCCGCCGCCTTGGCCGGGAGCACCACCCTGCGGCCCGCGGCGGGACTGCGCCcaccgccgcccgccgcccgcgccgccggctCGCACCGGCACACGGACCAGTGCGCACACGCGCGGCTGCCGGCCGCTCGCCCGCGCGCGCTCCCGCCGCAGGACGCGCGCACACCGCGCCGGGGAGGGACGCGCAGGCAAGGGGCGCCGAGAGTCCTGCGGGGCCGCCGCTGGCGCCCGAGCGCCCGGGCAGCGACGGCGGCTGCCCCGCGCCTtcccccgctccccgctgcccagAGCCCGCGGACAGGCGTGCGCGCTCGGCTCCCGGGAGCCCAGTCCGCACCCTCCGGGAAACACGGCGGCGAGACAAGCACAAGGCCTTTCCCGCGGCAGCGCGCGGCGGAGGCGCAGCCCGGAGGGACTGAGCCGCCTTCCCCGGCCGCAGAAGCCGGGCGAGAGCCTCCGCAGGGGCAGCGCGCGGGGAACGGCACAGCTCGGCACCGCATCGACTCGGGAAGCTCAGGCTGCGGACGGCGAAGGGAGGCGGGTGCCAGCACGGCTCCTCAGGCGTGGACGCGCCTGCCGGCCGGCCAGTCCGGCGGCTGAAGGGGACGAGGGGCTGTGCTCGCCGGGTCGGCTTCCCTCTCGCCAGCGGGCTGCGAGCTGCGCGGCGGCTCTTGGTCCTTGCCCGCCCCCGCCTCAGCGCTGCTCTGCGGGCTGGGCAGGACGGGCCTCAGCAACTGGAATTCGCTCCTCCCCGAGCCGGCGGTCAGGCACCCTTGGTAGCGGTAAGGCGGCGAGGGAGTGCCCGtgccggccgcggccgcgccccGGGCGGCGAAGTCGCCGCCAGCGGAGCCGCGGGCAGAGGCAGGGGAAAGGCTTGCCCGGAGGCGAGCCTTGCAGAGCTTGGCCGCCGACAAGGCGAGGATGGACAGGAAGAAGAGCGACAAGAGGCAGCCCAGGGATGCGGTGAGATAAGTTGTGAGCGGGTGCTCCTCGTCCGCCCGcggcttctgctgctgctgcctgcccgcTGGAGCGTGGTTGAGCTCGAGGAAGGCGTCGGAGAAGCCGTGCACCAGGGCGATGCCGAGGGTGGCGGTGGCGGAGCGCGGCGGCTGCCCGCGGTCTCGCACCAGCACGACGAGCCTCTGCCGGGGCGCGTCCCTCTCCGCCACGGCCCGCGCCGTGCGCACCTCGCCGCTGTGCAGCCCCACGCGAAACAGCCTCGGCTCCGTCGCTTTGGCCAGCTCGTACGACAGCCACGCGTTCTGCCCCGCGTCCGCGTCCACCGCCACCACCTTGGCCACCAGGTAGCCCTCCCGCGCCCAGCGCGGCACCAgctcgcccgccgccgcgctgctgTCGGGGGGCGGGTGCAGCACCACGGGCGCGTTGTCGTTCTCGTCCCGCACCACCACGCGCAGCACTGCTTGGGAGCTGAGCGGCGGCGAGCCGCCGTCGACGGCGCGCACCGTCACCTCGAAGGCGCGCACCTTCTCGTAGTCCAGCGGGCGCAGCGTCCGCACGGTTCCGCCCTCTGCGTCCACGGACACGAAGGGTGCTGCAGCGGGGGCGTCCGGCGGGAGCGGCCCCAGCGTGTATCTCACGCGGGCGTTTTTTCCCGCGTCGGCGTCCGTGGCGGTCAAGCGGCCCAGGTTCGTCCCCGCGGGCTCGTTTTCGCTCAGCACCATGGTGTCAACGTCCTGGGCGAAAGTGGGCGCGTTGTCATTCACGTCCAAGAGCCGCACGAGAAGCGTCTTGGATCCCGAGAGCGcgggggagacctcatcgcgGGCCAGGACCGTCACGTTGTACTCCGCACCTGCTCCCGGTCCAGATCCTCCGATGTCACCAGCGAGTACGCGTCGGCCGCCAGCCGCGTGATGCTGAAGGGCTGCTCGCCCGGCAGCTCGCAGCTCGTCCTGCCGTTGTCCCCCGTGTCCCGGTCCCGCACGTTGAAGAGGGCCACCACGGTGTTCGGCGGGGCGGCTTCCGAGAGGGTACTGGTGAGGGAGGTGATGATCACCTCGGGGGCGTTGTCGTTTACGTCCTCCACCCACACCTCCACCTTGCAGTGCGCCGACAGGCCCCCTCCGTCTGTGGCCTGGACGTCGATCTCGTAggtctttgtttcttcataaTCCACAGGCTTTTTGAGTCGAATCTGCCCTGtctcagaatttattttaaacgCCTGGCgattttcctctgaattttgaaCTATGGAATAGGCTATTTCCCCGTTCTTTCCTGAGTCTAAATCGCTAGCAGACACCGCCGCCACTACAGTATCCTGGGAGCTATTTTCTAATACTGGGACTTTATACAGACTACGGGTAAATACCGGGATGTTGTCATTTATATCCAGGATTACCACGCGGATTAAGGCTGTACCAGAGCGCGGTGGAGACCCACCGTCCACAGCCGTGATACTGAAAGCCAATTCTGCGCGCTGCTCGCGGTACAGGGATCGGTCCAACACCAGCTTGGCGTACCTCCTGCCGTCACTCCACCTCCTGGTGTAGATATGGAAATAGTCGTTCGAGCTGATGCTGTAATGCTGAAGGCTGTTGTTCCCCACATCTGGATCCTGAGCACTTTCCAACAAAAATCGAGCCGCCGGCATTGCAGTTTCCGGGATCTTTAAAACTATCTCTTTATTTAAGAATACAGGAGCATGATCATTTATGTCGGTGAGGCTTACCTCAGCTCAGAAGGACTGCAGTGGGCTCTCCAGCAGCACCTCGAAACGCACCAGGCAGGGCTCGCTCTGCCCGCACAGCTCCTCCCGATCCATCTGCTCTCGCACCACCAAATCCCCGGTGTGTTGGTTTAGCtgtaaatactg
Protein-coding regions in this window:
- the LOC132318358 gene encoding protocadherin beta-15-like; its protein translation is MAIARQVLCLSAFLSLPHARSEPIRYSVAEEAESGSVVANVAEDAGLAPAQLSARRARLASEDGRQRFRLDRGTGRLVVAERLDREELCGQSGPCTLPFELLLADPLQFFRVEVAVEDINDHSPVFPEEHVTLKILETSNPGSRFPLEGARDLDIGSNSIQAYSLAPENEYFSVSFGSRIKGKKYVELVLEKPLDREEQAEYGFSLIAVDGGSPPRSGTTQIHIVVLDVNDNTPIFTQELYVGQVSENTPEGSVVLSVVATDLDAGPNGDISYQFSQAIGQSHSAFTLDPKSGEIRLTKPLDFEAAENHELSVRATDGGGLSAICKVLVEVVDVNDNAPELVVSSFSSPLPENALPGTVVALFTVRDRDAGANGKISCVLEDQLSFSLRPAYKNYYELVTVSALDREETAQYILTVTAADAGSPPLTTTQTFTVDISDVNDNAPVFNQTSYTMHVRENNVPTVLVGAVSAVDADVGPNAKVTYSLALAHPAERPPCSCISVNSENGHVFVLRPLDYEQVRQIEVLVRASDAGSPPLSANVTVRLVVVDENDNAPLVLYPSQDSSAPSSELVPMSAEAGYLITKVVAVDADSGQNSWLSYHLLRATDPGLFAVGAQSGEVRLRRPVTERDAVKQKLVVLVRDNGRPPLSATAALSALLLNDFSDARLSHSSLATEDEGDSLTTYLIISLVFVSVLFLASMAAFITLKVCKRKDLKGGHVLYGPGNLQSSLADVAAAGTLPHAYCYEISLTTGSGNSEFKFLKPILPSLPPQQCATGGGTDEEQDFPHGPLTMEDVAAEHPGMLSAEQFNSLSFN